In Trichoderma asperellum chromosome 1, complete sequence, a single window of DNA contains:
- a CDS encoding uncharacterized protein (TransMembrane:7 (o87-108i120-140o160-180i187-208o220-240i252-269o289-309i)), whose amino-acid sequence MASAPRLRLSPQPPVAHTEQGDDSPSSQVPSSKPSADKARKVLLTFDQLPKWHQDNEFILHGYRPISGSARVSFRSWSYIHNESVNIYSHLIPAIAFLLGEWYILQYLTSRYSNITSVDFFIFSFFLLTAVVCLGLSTTYHTLMNHSSDVEQLWLRFDLVGIVVLTLGDFISGIYMVFWCEPLERKIYWSMIGVLGSLTIFIMVNPYFQGKKFRVFRALAFVGTGLSGFAPLIHGIKMFGWSQMMKQSGMPYYLAEAGCLLLGALIYVTKFPESRFPGKFDIYGSSHQLFHFLVVLATVVQLIGILDAFDYNYANRTCSSH is encoded by the exons ATGGCATCTGCTCCCCGTCTTCGACTATCCCCGCAGCCGCCAGTGGCACACACAGAGCAGGGGGATGATTCCCCTAGCTCACAGGTTCCGAGCAGCAAACCTAGCGCTGACAAGGCACGCAAAGTGCTTCTCACATTTGACCAGCTACCGAAATGGCATCAAGATAACGAGTTCATTCTTCATGGCTATCGCCCGATCTCAGGCTCAGCTCGTGTTTCATTCCGCAGCTGGTCATACATTCACAATGAATCTGTTAACATATATTCTCATCTAATTCCAGCAATCGCCTTTCTGCTCGGCGAGTGGTATATTCTGCAGTATCTTACAAGTAGATACTCTAATATCACTAGCGttgatttcttcatcttcagcttcttcctcttgacTGCCGTTGTCTGCCTGGGGCTATCAACGACATATCACACCTTGATGAACCACTCTTCCGATGTTGAACAATTATGGCTGCGATTTGACCTGGTGGGCATAGTTGTCCTAACACTAGGCGACTTTATATCGGGAATATACATGGTCTTCTGGTGTGAACCTTTAGAGCGCAAGATCTACTGGTCTATG ATCGGAGTTCTTGGGTCCCttaccatcttcatcatggtAAATCCCTATTTCCAAGGCAAAAAGTTCCGCGTTTTCCGAGCACTCGCGTTCGTAGGGACTGGCCTGTCTGGCTTTGCACCCTTAATACATGGAATCAAGATGTTCGGTTGGTCGCAAATGATGAAACAATCCGGAATGCCCTATTATCTAGCCGAAGCAGGATGTCTTCTGCTTGGCGCTTTAATTTATGTC ACAAAGTTTCCTGAGAGTCGATTTCCAGGTAAATTCGACATATATGGCTCTTCCCATCAGCTCTTTCACTTTCTGGTAGTCCTCGCCACTGTGGTCCAATTAATTGGGATATTGGATGCCTTTGACTACAATTATGCTAATCGAACATGCTCATCTCACTGA
- a CDS encoding uncharacterized protein (EggNog:ENOG41): MSFKKTYFLCPTSDFIRPPPDGPLFLGSIIASTKAPDASFNRATSVPLVNVEPPIVETDWKKTVSAESKGGFGVYAQFLKNSGLGPEVEFDHSNKISSIFAFDEMTTVSFEPTPEYVAEAMKSSAVQYWLTEPRQRFSPIVSLYLVTGLKLVRGAKIKYSISESTEYVGNVGIDVPTFGLTVGPKGNWSKIEDDETEFNRKSEFVFAFRVKRIRITRKIKIEEYHKGAFLTIGKDEDDNEIEPVLVDDVDGSDFENATAVHDATENDNVYCVPGY, translated from the coding sequence ATGTCTTTCAAGAAGACTTATTTTCTGTGCCCAACATCGGACTTCATCCGTCCACCTCCGGATGGTCCCTTGTTTCTCGGCTCTATAATTGCCTCAACGAAAGCGCCGGATGCCTCATTCAATAGAGCGACCAGCGTCCCCTTGGTCAACGTAGAGCCACCTATAGTTGAGACAGATTGGAAGAAAACAGTTTCAGCTGAAAGTAAAGGCGGGTTCGGTGTTTACGCACAGTTCCTGAAAAATTCAGGGTTGGGCCCTGAAGTGGAGTTTGACCACTCTAACAAAATATCGAGCATATTTGCGTTTGACGAGATGACGACTGTGTCGTTTGAGCCTACACCTGAATATGTTGCTGAAGCCATGAAATCATCTGCTGTGCAGTACTGGTTGACTGAGCCCAGACAGAGGTTTAGCCCTATTGTCTCGCTCTACCTCGTCACTGGCTTGAAGCTTGTCAGGGGCGCGAAAATTAAGTACTCGATTTCAGAGAGTACAGAATATGTGGGAAATGTCGGCATAGACGTACCTACGTTTGGCTTAACTGTTGGCCCAAAGGGTAACTGGTCCAAAatagaggatgatgagacgGAATTTAACCGGAAGTCGGAATTCGTTTTTGCATTTCGTGTCAAAAGGATTAGGATTACCCGAAAAATCAAGATTGAAGAGTATCACAAAGGTGCTTTCTTGACAATTGgaaaggatgaagatgacaacGAAATAGAGCCTGTTTTGGTGGATGACGTGGATGGCTCTGACTTCGAAAATGCCACGGCTGTTCACGATGCGACGGAAAATGATAATGTTTACTGTGTCCCCGGTTATTGA
- a CDS encoding uncharacterized protein (EggNog:ENOG41~SECRETED:SignalP(1-21)): MFVKSSSALWLLLSASRLASASLTAQIGYFAGLVPGLPGPDPGVGCGLFAQVTDGSDTEPATFVTSGGEPTDGCPAAEQALFCGRWGCPFDMTFDGVVAVTVNSDNSGDKSISVTATGLNGPTTTVSCPWTEETLSSSDSGSLYSTWSCDLSALQQ; encoded by the coding sequence ATGTTTGTTAAATCCTCGTCCGCTCTatggctgctgttgagtGCCTCGAGGTTGGCTTCCGCCTCGTTAACAGCTCAAATTGGGTACTTTGCCGGCCTTGTTCCTGGGCTTCCAGGGCCTGATCCGGGTGTTGGGTGTGGGCTTTTTGCGCAAGTGACGGACGGTTCAGATACAGAACCGGCTACCTTTGTTACTTCTGGCGGCGAGCCCACAGACGGctgcccagcagctgaaCAAGCTCTTTTCTGCGGGAGATGGGGCTGTCCATTTGACATGACATTCGATGGAGTTGTGGCAGTCACTGTTAACTCGGACAACTCGGGTGACAAGTCGATCTCCGTCACAGCGACCGGTCTCAATGGCCCGACTACCACGGTATCGTGCCCCTGGACTGAAGAGACATTGAGTAGCTCCGACTCTGGATCCCTCTATTCGACATGGTCGTGTGACCTTAGCGCGCTTCAACAGTAA
- a CDS encoding uncharacterized protein (EggNog:ENOG41), translated as MASRDDYLVGWVCALPAEAAAAKAALDSIHDDLPLDQNSVDCNNYVLGSLHGHNVVLAYPNSGVYGEVSVASVATQLHASFKSVRFILLVGIAGGVPGTKEDIRLGDVVVSKPKAGWPGVVQYDVNGERAENQDQLIRSKVSHQPTPLLLTAMGKAETAAIFDESQMPKYISEIVQKDSATFAHPGTEQDVLFEPDCEHTTIESEEDGCNHCNPDKIRPRQPREVQDPIVHYGLIVSSHDLVRHAATRDKLAHKQDALCLETEASDLKDASKYLVIRGICDYADSHSSKLWHAYAAAAAAAYAKEILSFIPTVPKTTPLSINTYAEAAPVLDALLLTRPEVDRKSLIALKGRRVDGTCEWLIQHPSYQRWLADASLPLLWISGGPGKGKTMLAIYITEVLQPNVDANKDVLLYYFCSNRDKNRNTALTIMRGIIHQWISRHPHLAQYVKNSFDGTETTKYTVSSFVSLWRVFLTLLRQSGSSQVVCVLDGLDECEKESLRQLLDAVGNHLSSSKEKEKPPLKLILLSRPQPAILEKTLSQYEQIKLDASSTEISYDIERYIFAKVAELATEQQLSEEMVAKVQQALLAGADGTFLWVGFVANELQGRSWDKINEILHRVPKGLGGVYQRLLQQIEDKEALVPVLQWVVLAARPLTVDELTVATGIKASGNFPATEVTKNRLRLCGLLVKIEGNVVNLVHESAKEFFQSDQVNIKGITMFRMNHDTHRTLMRTCLEHIERGYGTSESIDKSSGHDTLLTYASQYWPVHFHHAMDVIDSPSEFSRPFFKANSPFRDEWWKFYWEQEKNGGNPPSFTLLHLAAYLGNVAWAKLLISEHARAISRRDNYGRTPLSWAVNRGHIDMVELLLDHGARVNVKDRSDLTALHVAVTGQHRDIVSVLIDRGARLEIKSEHGDTPLIRAIQANSREIIQILLERGARVDNLPTPPGVAALRAPTDPMEERVKELLGLQEPIFLARYKQASQKVDMVMKALSLSFRFPIIPRLMTLYLKFIAFDRWEHMSVLQELVDENRTDELRGWAEQYREFFNQLIFARNPRRLMAMTDLPTQIFQAVAPGDLQALLVIAVLVGSETKLTAVRQGWREGDTITARAFSHWAAIAYNRDAEEYLHYGVREFLNDFDACIQSGNREDNVARTVVLLTSHFAMLENKESKPIEYFSRVIAEFYEGYIGSSHEVELFSDVSQACANELIAISESHDSDRLLLFLTSILQFAQRSQDQGQDRFLNILPSSCLILCQENAIAYQWLIGEAIPEAFIALISQQPPGSLQKRACKTLVECLIIRKQYGLAAPSEVLRQRVKQYLHSLPGVENMMKGIDGL; from the coding sequence ATGGCGTCCCGCGACGACTACTTAGTCGGGTGGGTTTGCGCACTGCCAGCAGaggccgcagcagccaaagcGGCGCTTGATAGCATTCACGATGACCTACCTCTGGATCAAAACTCAGTCGACTGCAACAACTACGTTCTAGGGAGTCTTCATGGCCACAATGTCGTGCTTGCGTATCCCAATTCTGGCGTGTATGGAGAAGTATCAGTGGCGAGCGTGGCCACACAGTTGCACGCAAGCTTCAAATCTGTCCGCTTTATTCTTTTGGTTGGCATTGCGGGAGGAGTTCCGGGCACGAAGGAGGACATTCGCCTTGGCGATGTTGTTGTAAGCAAGCCTAAAGCTGGCTGGCCGGGTGTCGTCCAATACGATGTGAACGGGGAACGAGCGGAGAATCAAGATCAGTTGATTCGCAGCAAAGTGTCACATCAGCCAACGCCATTACTTCTCACGGCTATGGGCAAGGCCGAGACAGCTGCCATCTTCGATGAAAGTCAGATGCCCAAGTATATCTCCGAGATCGTGCAGAAAGACTCCGCCACCTTTGCCCATCCAGGCACAGAGCAAGACGTCCTCTTTGAGCCAGATTGCGAACACACAACTATTGAGTCCGAAGAAGACGGATGTAATCATTGCAACCCGGATAAGATCCGGCCCCGGCAGCCACGCGAGGTACAGGACCCTATAGTACATTACGGTCTGATAGTCTCCAGTCATGATTTGGTTCGCCACGCAGCGACTCGGGACAAGTTGGCGCATAAGCAAGACGCTCTCTGTTTAGAGACGGAGGCGAGTGACCTCAAGGACGCCTCCAAGTATCTAGTCATCCGAGGAATCTGTGATTATGCAGATTCGCATAGTTCCAAGCTTTGGCACGCctacgccgccgccgctgccgctgcataTGCAAAAGAGATTCTTTCATTCATACCCACGGTTCCCAAGACGACACCTTTGTCAATAAACACCTATGCTGAAGCCGCGCCAGTACTCGACGCTTTGCTCCTAACCAGGCCCGAAGTTGACCGGAAATCTCTCATTGCTTTGAAAGGGCGCAGGGTTGACGGCACTTGCGAATGGCTCATACAGCACCCCAGCTATCAGAGGTGGCTGGCAGATGCCAGTCTACCACTCCTCTGGATCTCAGGTGGACctggaaagggaaaaaccATGTTGGCAATTTATATAACCGAGGTGCTACAGCCAAATGTTGACGCTAACAAAGATGTACTCCTTTACTATTTCTGTAGTAATCGCGATAAGAACCGGAATACCGCATTGACTATAATGAGAGGCATCATACATCAATGGATCAGCCGCCATCCACACTTGGCACAATATGTCAAGAACTCATTCGACGGGACTGAAACAACAAAATATACTGTTTCCAGCTTTGTCTCCTTGTGGAGGGTGTTCCTAACCCTGCTTCGGCAGAGTGGGTCTTCCCAGGTAGTCTGTGTGCTAGACGGTCTGGATGAATGCGAAAAGGAGTCACTTAGGCAGCTTCTTGATGCCGTTGGGAATCATCTGTCAAGCTctaaggaaaaggaaaagccaCCATTGAAGctcattcttctctctcgaCCCCAGCCGGCTATCCTGGAGAAAACGCTCAGCCAATATGAGCAGATCAAGCTGGATGCCTCCAGTACAGAGATTTCGTATGATATCGAGAGATATATCTTTGCCAAAGTTGCCGAACTGGCAACCGAGCAACAGCTCTCGGAAGAAATGGTTGCTAAAGTTCAGCAGGCCTTGTTGGCTGGCGCTGATGGTACCTTTCTGTGGGTTGGATTCGTTGCTAATGAGCTTCAGGGCAGGAGTTGGGACAAGATCAATGAGATTCTCCATCGTGTACCCAAAGGCCTAGGTGGAGTCTATCAACGGCTGCTTCAGCAAATAGAAGACAAGGAAGCGCTGGTCCCCGTTCTTCAATGGGTTGTTCTCGCTGCCCGGCCCCTCACAGTGGACGAATTGACAGTGGCTACAGGTATCAAGGCATCTGGTAACTTTCCGGCAACTGAAGTGACCAAGAATCGGCTCAGACTCTGTGGTCTACTCGTGAAAATCGAAGGAAATGTAGTCAACCTAGTCCACGAGTCGGCGAAGGAGTTCTTTCAGAGCGATCAAGTCAATATCAAAGGGATCACTATGTTCCGTATGAACCACGACACACACAGGACTCTTATGCGGACCTGCCTAGAGCACATAGAACGTGGTTACGGAACTTCCGAAAGTATTGATAAGAGCTCTGGCCACGATACTCTCTTGACTTATGCCAGTCAGTATTGGCCGGTGCATTTTCATCACGCTATGGATGTGATTGATTCGCCGTCCGAGTTCTCACGTCCGTTCTTTAAAGCCAATTCTCCCTTTCGGGACGAATGGTGGAAATTCTATTGGGAGCAGGAGAAGAACGGTGGAAACCCGCCCTCGTTCACGCTCTTGCATCTCGCTGCGTACCTTGGCAATGTGGCCTGGGCGAAGCTGTTGATCAGCGAGCATGCCCGTGCCATTTCGCGAAGGGATAACTACGGCCGGACACCGCTTTCCTGGGCCGTCAACCGAGGACACATAGATATGGTGGAATTGCTGCTTGACCATGGCGCTCGTGTTAATGTCAAAGATCGGAGTGATTTAACGGCACTCCATGTAGCAGTCACTGGGCAGCACAGGGACATCGTGTCTGTGCTGATAGATCGGGGTGCCCGTCTCGAGATTAAGTCTGAGCATGGCGACACACCACTGATTCGAGCCATTCAGGCGAACTCCAGGGAAATCATCCAGATATTGCTTGAGCGTGGAGCACGCGTGGACAACTTGCCAACTCCTCCGGGAGTTGCTGCCCTAAGAGCGCCTACGGACCCAATGGAAGAGCGGGTGAAGGAGCTATTGGGGCTTCAGGAACCAATCTTCCTCGCACGATATAAGCAGGCGTCGCAAAAGGTCGACATGGTCATGAAGGCCCTGAGCCTTTCATTCCGTTTTCCCATCATTCCTCGATTGATGACACTATATCTGAAGTTTATAGCGTTCGACCGCTGGGAGCACATGTCTGTACTGCAGGAGCTCGTTGACGAGAACAGAACAGACGAGCTGCGAGGGTGGGCCGAACAATATCGCGAGTTCTTCAACCAGCTGATATTTGCCCGGAATCCTAGAAGGCTGATGGCCATGACCGACCTGCCGACGCAGATATTTCAAGCTGTCGCTCCGGGAGATCTTCAAGCATTGCTAGTAATCGCGGTCCTCGTCGGCTCGGAAACTAAACTCACAGCGGTTCGAcaaggatggagagaaggagataCCATCACAGCCAGAGCATTCTCACATTGGGCCGCCATCGCCTACAACAGAGACGCAGAGGAGTACTTGCACTACGGAGTTCGTGAATTTCTCAACGATTTCGATGCCTGTATTCAAAGTGGTAACAGGGAAGACAACGTGGCTCGGACGGTGGTGCTCTTAACGTCGCACTTCGCCATGCTCGAGAACAAGGAATCAAAGCCCATCGAATACTTCTCCAGAGTTATCGCAGAATTCTACGAAGGATACATCGGCAGCAGTCACGAGGTTGAATTGTTCAGCGACGTGAGTCAGGCATGCGCCAATGAGCTAATCGCCATCAGCGAAAGCCACGACTCCGACAGATTACTTCTCTTCCTGACCAGTATCCTCCAATTTGCCCAGCGCTCTCAGGATCAGGGACAGGACCGCTTTCTCAACATACTCCCCTCATCTTGCTTGATTCTCTGTCAGGAGAATGCTATTGCCTACCAATGGCTGATTGGCGAGGCAATCCCAGAGGCGTTTATTGCCTTGATATCACAGCAACCTCCTGGATCGCTTCAGAAGCGGGCGTGCAAAACCCTTGTGGAGTGCCTGATCATTAGAAAACAATATGGCTTGGCAGCGCCTTCGGAGGTACTGAGACAAAGAGTGAAACAGTATCTGCACTCATTGCCAGGAGTCGAAAATATGATGAAGGGGATCGATGGTCTATAA